CAGGTCACGCGTACCTACGTTGCGTCCATTCGCAACCACCAGCAGGTACGTGACGACCTCGATTCGCTTGGGTTCGCCGCCTCGAAACTCTGGAACGTCGCCCGGTGGACCTGCGACCGCATCTGGCACGAAACCGGGACGATTCCAGACCACGGTGTTCTCAAAGCCTACCTCAAGAGTCACGAACGCTACGCGGATTTGAACGCACAATCCAGTCAGGCAATTCTCGAAGAATTGGCTGAAGCGTTCGAGTCGTGGTACGCCCACCGCAAGAACGGTAACGAGGACGCGAACTCACCCGGCTACCGCAAGCACGGCGACGACCACCCGCGCTCGACGATAACGTTCAAAGAGGACGGGTTCAAGCATGACCCCGACCACAACAGGATTCGACTCTCGAAGGGGGCGAATCTCAAAGAGTCGTGGTCGGACTTCGTTCTCTGCGAGTACGCCGTTGACACGGATGTGGCCGTACAGAACGTCCAGCAGGTCCGGGCGGTCTGGACTGGCGACAAGTGGGAGTTGCACATCGTCTGTCGTGTCGAGACGGGCGACCCGGACCCACCCGGCGACCGAGCAGCGGGCATCGACCTTGGCATCTGCAACTTCGCCGCCGTCGCGGTCGGTGACGAGGCCCTACTGTACCCCGGTGGCACACTCAAAGAGGACGACTACTACTTCCAGAAAGAGCGGGCAAAGTGCGACGACAGCGACTCCCGCCAAGCACGACGACTGGACCGGAAGCGCCGGGGCAGACGTGACCACTTCTTGCACGCTGTTTCAGCGGATATGGTGGCCGAGTGTGCCGCCCGCAATGTCGGGACGATTGCCGTGGGCGACCTGTCGGGCATCCGCGAGGGAACCGACTGGAGCGACCACGGCAATCTGGACCTCCACGGGTGGGCGTTCGACCGCTTCATCGAAATGCTGGAATACAAAGCCGCCGAGTGCGGCATCAGCGTGGAGCGCGTGGATGAACGTGGGACGTCCAAGTCCTGTGCGTCTTGCGGAACCACCGACGACAGCCAGCGCGTCGAACGTGGGCTGTACGTCTGTGAGGCGTGTGGAATGGTCGCCAACGCCGACGTGAATGGAGC
The window above is part of the Halorientalis sp. IM1011 genome. Proteins encoded here:
- a CDS encoding RNA-guided endonuclease TnpB family protein, which produces MANQVTRTYVASIRNHQQVRDDLDSLGFAASKLWNVARWTCDRIWHETGTIPDHGVLKAYLKSHERYADLNAQSSQAILEELAEAFESWYAHRKNGNEDANSPGYRKHGDDHPRSTITFKEDGFKHDPDHNRIRLSKGANLKESWSDFVLCEYAVDTDVAVQNVQQVRAVWTGDKWELHIVCRVETGDPDPPGDRAAGIDLGICNFAAVAVGDEALLYPGGTLKEDDYYFQKERAKCDDSDSRQARRLDRKRRGRRDHFLHAVSADMVAECAARNVGTIAVGDLSGIREGTDWSDHGNLDLHGWAFDRFIEMLEYKAAECGISVERVDERGTSKSCASCGTTDDSQRVERGLYVCEACGMVANADVNGAENIRQKVLPSLACDGGDRDNGWMAQPAVRLFDKSTGRVAPQEQANREP